A stretch of the Methanomassiliicoccales archaeon genome encodes the following:
- a CDS encoding NTPase has product MSKGIKIGITGLPGAGKTHALLKVIEMLEASEMKVGGMITEPIIEDNKRLGFYVIDWQTKRKAILASTEIRSKFMVGKFGVDLSALEEVGVEAILKACETADVVVIDEVGKMEVESEKFVNAVKAALEIEKPLLLTLHKKSRNPLLQDIRRRDDVRILEVTPINRNLLPYKIMKLMKGELL; this is encoded by the coding sequence ATGAGCAAGGGAATAAAAATTGGTATTACTGGATTACCTGGCGCTGGTAAAACGCACGCCCTTCTCAAAGTTATCGAGATGCTTGAAGCCAGTGAGATGAAAGTAGGGGGAATGATCACTGAACCAATCATTGAAGATAACAAGCGGCTCGGCTTTTATGTAATCGACTGGCAAACAAAACGGAAAGCAATACTGGCGAGTACGGAGATTCGAAGCAAATTCATGGTTGGGAAATTTGGCGTCGATCTCAGCGCCTTGGAGGAAGTCGGTGTTGAAGCGATACTGAAAGCGTGTGAGACTGCAGATGTTGTTGTAATCGATGAGGTTGGAAAAATGGAGGTTGAAAGCGAAAAATTTGTCAATGCTGTTAAAGCGGCACTGGAAATTGAAAAACCTCTATTGTTGACCTTGCACAAGAAATCAAGGAATCCCCTTCTCCAAGACATACGGAGAAGGGATGATGTAAGGATTCTAGAAGTAACGCCAATCAATCGGAATCTGTTGCCATATAAGATCATGAAGTTGATGAAAGGAGAACTCCTGTGA
- a CDS encoding adenylosuccinate synthase has protein sequence MFFIKIVIHNIGENLSTLAVIGTQWGDEGKGKITDYLARKADFVVRFQGGTNAGHTIALDHEVFKLHLLPSGIIRENTISVIGNGVVIDPEELIEEIRTIEKSGRSVRGLRISDRAHVIMPYHKLLDKAEEIHRGSKGVGTTGRGIGPCYSDKISRYGIRVCDLLDEESLREKLEVIYPIKERTLNIYGEANLPSIEEMMKKLIEFGSVLEEYITDTSVLINEAIKKGKKVLFEGAQGTMLDIDHGTYPYVTSSNCVAGGVCTGAGVPPTCIDEVLGVVKAYTTRVGSGPFPTELRDELGSRLLERGGEFGTTTGRPRRCGWLDLVIVKYAIRLNGITSLAITKIDVLGGMKKIKIAIGYEIDGHIVSEFPSSISRIKRARPVYREFDGWEEWPKERTIDICRKGYEALPKEMKEYLDFISSFTGVPISIISLGPKREETIDTGLLKWMKD, from the coding sequence ATGTTTTTTATCAAGATCGTCATCCATAATATCGGTGAGAATCTGTCAACACTCGCAGTGATCGGGACTCAGTGGGGTGATGAGGGTAAAGGCAAGATCACGGATTATTTGGCCAGAAAAGCGGATTTTGTAGTAAGATTCCAAGGTGGCACCAATGCAGGGCACACTATAGCGTTGGATCACGAAGTTTTCAAACTCCATTTGCTTCCATCCGGGATTATTAGGGAGAATACGATTTCAGTTATTGGGAATGGTGTCGTCATAGATCCAGAAGAACTGATCGAAGAGATAAGAACCATTGAAAAAAGCGGTCGTAGCGTCAGAGGGTTAAGAATTTCTGATAGGGCGCATGTCATCATGCCATATCACAAATTACTTGACAAGGCTGAAGAGATACATCGAGGGTCGAAAGGTGTCGGCACCACAGGTCGCGGCATTGGTCCGTGTTATTCAGACAAGATCTCGCGTTATGGCATTAGGGTTTGTGATCTTCTAGATGAAGAATCGCTGAGAGAAAAATTGGAAGTCATATATCCAATTAAAGAGAGGACCCTTAACATTTATGGCGAAGCTAATCTACCATCGATCGAGGAAATGATGAAAAAGCTAATCGAGTTTGGGTCCGTTCTTGAGGAATATATTACAGATACTTCTGTACTTATCAATGAGGCGATCAAGAAAGGAAAGAAAGTTCTCTTTGAAGGTGCCCAGGGTACTATGCTTGATATTGATCACGGAACTTATCCATATGTCACGTCCTCAAATTGTGTCGCCGGCGGAGTATGCACTGGTGCTGGCGTACCGCCGACCTGTATTGATGAGGTTCTCGGCGTTGTAAAAGCATACACGACGCGCGTGGGCTCTGGGCCGTTTCCCACAGAGCTTAGAGATGAATTAGGTTCTCGCCTGCTTGAAAGGGGAGGCGAGTTTGGTACGACAACGGGAAGGCCGCGACGATGTGGATGGCTCGATCTTGTCATCGTCAAATACGCTATTAGACTGAACGGCATTACCTCCCTTGCGATAACGAAAATTGATGTGCTTGGCGGTATGAAGAAAATCAAAATAGCAATCGGCTATGAGATTGATGGCCATATTGTAAGTGAGTTTCCATCGAGCATATCTCGAATCAAGAGGGCAAGACCGGTCTACAGAGAGTTTGATGGTTGGGAAGAATGGCCGAAGGAAAGGACCATTGACATTTGTCGCAAGGGCTATGAAGCACTTCCTAAAGAAATGAAAGAGTATCTTGATTTCATTTCATCGTTCACTGGTGTACCGATCAGCATCATCAGCTTAGGCCCAAAGAGAGAGGAAACGATTGATACTGGACTGCTCAAATGGATGAAGGATTAG
- a CDS encoding tRNA (guanine(10)-N(2))-dimethyltransferase, whose protein sequence is MSEISPAVEIIEGKTRVLVPKEYTLKGPGKRVGEVFYNQQAAFSRDISVMFFEALRFKGTALDGLAGTGVRAIRIANESPGNFEFIINDRSREAFEYIKRNIELNGLKNCIPCQSDIRILLCERTYDYIDIDPFGSPVFFIQSGIQGCKRRGIISITATDTAPLAGTYPDKCIRRYGAKPLRCAFGHEIGLRILIGHLVREAAKFDRGIKPLLCFYADHYFRIHAQFLEGARYADQSLRTLGLIGYDENSKERKFPATDDLRQIGPLWIGKLFDKELLTRMVPHDFLHCRNRCAKYLEIWKEEIDELPYFYDIDEISSIMKISPPPLNDVLEELRKSGKASRTHFSPRGIKTDLSLKEVMERIDEIAK, encoded by the coding sequence GTGAGTGAGATATCACCTGCAGTTGAAATTATAGAAGGGAAAACAAGAGTTCTCGTTCCCAAAGAATACACGCTGAAAGGCCCTGGTAAGCGTGTCGGTGAGGTCTTCTATAATCAGCAGGCCGCTTTTAGCAGGGACATAAGCGTTATGTTCTTCGAAGCCTTGAGGTTCAAAGGAACGGCTCTGGACGGACTTGCAGGAACGGGGGTTAGAGCTATTAGAATAGCCAATGAGTCTCCAGGGAACTTCGAATTTATCATCAATGATAGGAGCAGGGAAGCTTTCGAATACATCAAGAGGAACATTGAACTCAATGGCTTGAAAAATTGTATTCCCTGCCAGTCAGACATAAGAATCCTCCTCTGTGAACGAACATACGACTACATCGACATTGATCCATTTGGCTCGCCAGTATTTTTCATTCAATCAGGGATCCAAGGGTGCAAACGAAGAGGCATTATTAGCATCACTGCGACGGACACGGCGCCACTCGCTGGTACCTACCCAGATAAATGCATCAGAAGGTATGGAGCGAAACCATTGCGCTGCGCGTTTGGGCATGAAATAGGCTTGCGGATTTTGATTGGACATCTTGTCAGAGAAGCCGCGAAATTTGATAGAGGGATCAAACCACTCCTTTGTTTCTACGCGGATCATTATTTCAGGATTCATGCGCAGTTTCTTGAAGGTGCTCGATATGCTGATCAATCGTTGCGCACATTAGGATTGATCGGCTATGATGAAAATTCAAAGGAGCGGAAATTTCCGGCAACTGATGATCTCAGGCAAATCGGCCCACTTTGGATCGGGAAGCTCTTTGACAAAGAGCTCCTCACTCGAATGGTTCCGCACGATTTTCTTCATTGCAGGAATCGATGTGCCAAGTATCTCGAGATCTGGAAGGAAGAGATCGATGAATTGCCCTATTTCTATGATATAGACGAGATCTCGTCGATCATGAAGATTTCACCGCCTCCTTTGAATGATGTTCTCGAAGAATTGCGAAAATCTGGAAAAGCGTCGAGAACGCACTTTTCTCCACGGGGCATCAAGACAGATCTTTCGCTTAAGGAAGTCATGGAGAGGATTGATGAAATTGCTAAGTGA